From a region of the candidate division TA06 bacterium genome:
- a CDS encoding PTS sugar transporter subunit IIA: protein MRLVDHLRSELIELDLQSRTKNEVLRELSDLLPIDEKSKEMLIETLKKREELGSTGVSRGIAIPHCRSLLVKKLYVILGRSKKGIDFKSLDGKPVYIFFLIVAPPQEPSNQYLIALGKVAQMARELSKKKEILEIEDKQQFLRFLSKLDTG, encoded by the coding sequence ATGAGGCTTGTCGATCATCTTCGGAGTGAATTGATAGAGTTGGATCTCCAATCCCGCACCAAAAATGAAGTGCTCAGGGAGCTATCGGATCTCCTTCCCATAGATGAAAAATCAAAAGAGATGCTCATCGAGACGCTCAAGAAAAGAGAGGAACTTGGCTCGACAGGTGTTTCAAGAGGTATAGCAATCCCTCACTGTCGTTCCCTTCTGGTGAAAAAGCTGTATGTGATCCTTGGCCGTTCCAAGAAGGGGATAGATTTCAAGTCCTTAGACGGAAAGCCTGTGTATATTTTCTTTCTGATCGTTGCTCCTCCCCAGGAACCATCTAACCAGTACCTCATAGCCCTGGGCAAGGTTGCCCAAATGGCCAGAGAGCTTTCAAAGAAGAAAGAGATTCTCGAAATAGAAGACAAACAACAATTCTTGAGGTTTCTCTCCAAACTTGATACGGGGTAG